From Yersinia hibernica, a single genomic window includes:
- a CDS encoding flagellar basal body rod protein FlgF, with protein sequence MDHAIYTAMGAARQSLELQAVTANNLANASTPGFRAQLAAMRAVPIDGPSMATRTMVTASTPGVDISQGTMNYSGRPLDVALQQDGYLAVQLPDGTEAYTRNGNIQVSADGQMTVQGYPLMGDNGPIEVPPQAAVTIAADGTISALNAGDSPNTIAQLGQIKRVRATAGEVMHGDDGLFHLTPATQQARGAQLANDPLIKIMPGVLEGSNVKAVEAMADMIANARSFEMQMKVIHSVDENEQRANQLLAMG encoded by the coding sequence ATGGATCACGCAATATATACCGCAATGGGGGCTGCAAGGCAGTCCCTTGAACTGCAAGCGGTCACCGCTAATAACCTGGCTAATGCCTCGACGCCGGGTTTCCGCGCGCAGTTGGCGGCGATGCGGGCCGTGCCTATTGATGGGCCAAGCATGGCCACTCGCACCATGGTCACGGCATCGACCCCTGGCGTGGATATCAGCCAAGGGACGATGAACTATAGCGGCCGCCCGTTGGATGTTGCCTTGCAGCAAGATGGCTATCTGGCAGTGCAACTGCCCGATGGGACTGAGGCCTATACCCGTAACGGGAATATTCAGGTTTCGGCTGATGGACAAATGACCGTGCAGGGTTATCCGTTAATGGGTGACAACGGCCCGATTGAAGTCCCCCCTCAAGCGGCGGTGACTATTGCGGCGGATGGCACTATTTCGGCGCTGAACGCTGGTGACTCACCGAATACCATTGCTCAGCTTGGCCAGATTAAACGGGTCAGGGCCACGGCGGGCGAAGTGATGCACGGTGACGATGGGTTATTTCATCTGACACCGGCAACACAGCAGGCGCGTGGTGCTCAGTTGGCCAATGACCCGCTTATCAAGATTATGCCGGGTGTGCTGGAGGGCAGTAACGTCAAAGCGGTTGAAGCCATGGCCGACATGATTGCCAATGCTCGCAGTTTCGAAATGCAGATGAAAGTTATCCACAGTGTGGATGAAAATGAACAGCGCGCTAATCAGCTGTTAGCAATGGGCTAA
- the flgE gene encoding flagellar hook protein FlgE, translated as MGFSQAVSGLNAASSNLDVIGNNIANSATSGFKSGSVSFADMFAGSQTGMGVKVAGITQDFNDGTATTTNRRLDLAISQNGFFRMQDSSGGIYFARNGQFKLDENRNIVNMQGLNLTGYPATGTPPTVQQGANPVPLSIPQDMIPAKATTSGNMVANLTSTHDIIPATTTSSTGVVTPTFDPDKPDTYSFVNNMTTFDSLGNRHEINVFYVKRSEDPVNGNSWDVYTRDSSANPAQIAEKRGSMRFDTNGALIETTYPLITPPATTPVDTPTATPFTLTIPMGVVNGAPAQTFALNVAGSKQQNTGTDSITAQNQTGYAAGEFTGFQINNDGSVVGTYSNQQTQLLGQIVMVNFANPEGLSSEGDNVWKETLASGNPILGTAGGGGFGTLTSGALESSNVDLSKELVNMIVAQRNYQSNAQTIKTQDQILQTLVNLR; from the coding sequence ATGGGCTTTTCTCAAGCAGTCAGCGGTTTGAACGCAGCATCCAGCAATCTGGATGTGATCGGTAACAACATCGCCAACTCGGCGACCTCAGGTTTCAAATCCGGCTCAGTTTCTTTTGCCGATATGTTTGCAGGCTCTCAGACCGGTATGGGCGTTAAGGTTGCGGGGATTACTCAGGACTTTAATGACGGCACCGCAACGACCACTAACCGCCGCCTGGATTTAGCTATCAGCCAGAACGGTTTCTTTCGCATGCAAGACAGCAGTGGCGGTATCTACTTTGCGCGTAATGGTCAGTTTAAACTGGATGAGAACCGCAATATTGTTAACATGCAGGGCCTGAACCTGACCGGCTACCCGGCAACAGGCACGCCTCCGACGGTACAGCAAGGGGCCAACCCGGTTCCTTTATCTATCCCGCAGGACATGATCCCCGCGAAGGCGACCACCTCCGGTAATATGGTGGCTAACTTGACGTCGACCCACGATATCATTCCTGCGACCACCACCAGCAGCACCGGTGTTGTCACTCCGACTTTCGATCCCGATAAGCCAGATACCTACAGCTTTGTGAATAACATGACCACCTTTGATAGCTTGGGTAACCGCCATGAAATCAACGTGTTCTATGTTAAACGTTCTGAAGACCCGGTGAATGGCAACTCTTGGGATGTTTACACCCGCGACAGCAGCGCCAACCCAGCGCAAATTGCTGAGAAACGTGGTTCGATGCGTTTTGATACCAATGGTGCGCTGATTGAAACCACTTACCCACTGATAACACCGCCAGCCACTACGCCAGTGGATACCCCGACCGCGACGCCTTTTACACTGACCATCCCAATGGGGGTGGTTAATGGTGCTCCAGCGCAAACTTTCGCGCTGAATGTGGCGGGCAGCAAACAACAAAATACCGGCACTGACAGTATCACCGCACAGAATCAAACCGGTTACGCAGCAGGTGAATTCACGGGCTTCCAAATCAACAATGATGGCTCTGTGGTCGGAACCTACTCCAACCAACAGACTCAATTGCTGGGCCAAATTGTGATGGTTAACTTCGCTAACCCTGAAGGTTTGTCATCGGAGGGCGATAACGTTTGGAAAGAAACTCTCGCCTCCGGCAACCCTATCCTCGGGACGGCGGGCGGCGGTGGTTTTGGTACATTGACCAGTGGCGCACTGGAATCCTCTAATGTGGATTTGAGTAAAGAACTGGTGAACATGATTGTGGCGCAGCGTAACTATCAGTCTAACGCGCAGACTATCAAAACTCAGGATCAGATCTTACAGACTCTGGTTAACCTGCGTTAA
- the flgD gene encoding flagellar hook assembly protein FlgD → MAITNSLTDSDYGINSTTGTSSTTGSSSQDLQNSFLTLLVAQLKNQDPTNPMQNNELTTQLAQINTVSGIEKLNTTLGSISGQIDSSQSLQASSLIGRGVMIPGTNVLAGSKDGVVTTTPFGVELERAADKVTATISDSNGVAIRTIEIGGLTAGVHAFTWDGSLDAGGNAPDGAYTVAITATNGGASVVATPLSYAIVNGVTRGSDGSKLDLGLAGTITMDKVRQIL, encoded by the coding sequence ATGGCCATTACCAATTCCCTGACCGATAGCGATTACGGAATTAACAGCACCACCGGTACCAGCTCGACGACCGGCAGTAGCAGTCAAGACTTGCAAAACAGTTTCCTGACGTTGTTGGTGGCGCAGTTAAAAAATCAGGATCCGACTAATCCAATGCAAAACAACGAGTTGACTACGCAATTGGCGCAGATCAACACCGTCAGCGGCATTGAGAAGTTGAATACGACACTGGGGTCTATCTCCGGCCAGATTGATAGCAGCCAATCCCTGCAAGCCAGCAGTCTGATTGGGCGCGGTGTGATGATTCCAGGCACCAATGTGCTGGCTGGCAGCAAAGATGGGGTTGTGACTACCACACCATTTGGTGTTGAGCTGGAGCGCGCCGCAGACAAAGTGACGGCCACTATCAGCGACAGTAATGGCGTGGCCATTCGCACCATTGAGATTGGCGGTTTGACGGCGGGTGTGCATGCCTTTACCTGGGATGGTTCGCTGGACGCCGGTGGCAATGCGCCAGATGGTGCTTATACCGTGGCAATTACCGCCACCAATGGGGGCGCTTCAGTGGTCGCCACACCATTGAGCTATGCCATTGTTAATGGTGTGACCCGTGGCAGTGATGGTTCCAAACTGGATCTCGGGCTGGCGGGTACTATCACGATGGATAAAGTTCGTCAGATTTTGTAA
- the flgC gene encoding flagellar basal body rod protein FlgC yields MSLLNIFDIAGSALSAQSQRMNVSASNMANADSVTGPDGQPYRAKQVVFQVAAQPGQETGGVRVAQIVDDPAPDRLVFQPGNPLADAKGYVRMPNVDVTGEMVNTISASRSYQANVEVLNTTKSLMLKTLTLGQ; encoded by the coding sequence ATGTCTTTACTGAATATTTTTGATATTGCCGGTTCAGCATTATCAGCTCAGTCGCAGCGGATGAACGTCAGTGCCAGTAACATGGCGAATGCCGACAGTGTGACCGGCCCGGATGGTCAACCCTATCGCGCTAAACAAGTGGTATTTCAGGTTGCGGCTCAGCCGGGGCAAGAAACTGGCGGTGTACGTGTCGCCCAAATAGTTGATGACCCCGCGCCAGATCGTTTGGTTTTTCAACCCGGTAACCCACTGGCTGATGCCAAGGGCTATGTTCGGATGCCAAATGTTGATGTCACCGGCGAAATGGTGAACACCATTTCAGCTTCGCGCAGCTACCAGGCCAATGTTGAAGTGCTGAACACGACTAAATCTCTGATGCTCAAGACGCTGACACTGGGTCAATAA
- the flgB gene encoding flagellar basal body rod protein FlgB, producing the protein MLDKLDGALRFQQEALNLRAQRQEILSSNIANADTPGFQARDIDFSSQLKKVMEQGRASGTGVSLSLTSARHIPASTVAPPDLDLLFRVPDQPSMDGNTVDMDRERTNFADNSLKYQTDLTVLGSQIKGMISVLQQG; encoded by the coding sequence ATGCTCGATAAACTGGACGGTGCTTTGCGTTTCCAACAAGAGGCGCTTAATTTGCGTGCTCAACGCCAAGAGATCCTGTCTTCCAATATTGCAAATGCGGATACACCCGGCTTTCAGGCCCGTGACATTGATTTCTCCAGCCAGCTGAAAAAAGTGATGGAGCAAGGACGTGCCAGTGGTACAGGGGTGTCGCTCAGTTTAACGTCAGCCCGTCATATCCCGGCAAGTACCGTTGCCCCACCTGATCTTGATCTGTTATTCCGTGTTCCAGACCAGCCATCCATGGATGGCAACACCGTGGATATGGATCGTGAACGTACGAATTTTGCCGATAACAGCCTGAAATATCAGACCGATTTGACCGTTCTTGGCAGTCAGATTAAAGGGATGATTTCAGTGTTACAACAAGGATAA
- the flgA gene encoding flagellar basal body P-ring formation chaperone FlgA — MAIKRNDAVTFALGLLIISQICAHQVLAADLSAQVNQFFRQQYPDPSRQVNVIIKTPQNQWPQCEMPEITLPANARPWGNISLSVQCEGVRRFIQTQVQVSGHYAVAARQLTAGAKIMPQDIAIKQGRLDTLPPGVLLEPGFAQGAVSLRHINAGQPLTRNMLRRLWTVKAGQDVQVLAQGEGFNVNSYGKAMNNGAIQDNVRVRMASGQIVSGTVADDGSVHIML, encoded by the coding sequence ATGGCAATAAAAAGAAATGACGCCGTGACATTCGCTTTAGGGCTGCTGATCATAAGTCAGATATGTGCACATCAGGTGCTGGCGGCAGATTTATCTGCGCAGGTAAATCAATTCTTCCGCCAGCAATATCCCGACCCAAGTCGCCAGGTTAACGTCATCATTAAAACGCCACAAAACCAGTGGCCACAATGCGAAATGCCGGAGATAACACTGCCAGCCAATGCTCGCCCTTGGGGGAATATCAGTTTGTCGGTGCAGTGCGAGGGGGTACGGCGCTTTATCCAGACCCAAGTACAGGTCAGTGGCCATTATGCCGTGGCCGCTCGTCAACTCACTGCGGGGGCGAAAATCATGCCGCAAGATATTGCAATCAAACAAGGCCGGCTTGATACCCTCCCCCCTGGCGTATTATTAGAACCCGGCTTTGCCCAAGGTGCGGTCAGTTTACGCCACATCAATGCCGGGCAACCACTGACCCGCAATATGTTAAGACGCTTGTGGACAGTGAAAGCCGGGCAAGATGTGCAAGTTTTAGCTCAGGGGGAAGGATTTAATGTTAACAGCTACGGTAAGGCCATGAATAATGGCGCTATTCAGGATAACGTTCGCGTGCGAATGGCCTCGGGTCAAATCGTCAGCGGCACGGTGGCCGACGATGGCTCTGTCCACATTATGTTATAG
- the flgM gene encoding flagellar biosynthesis anti-sigma factor FlgM: protein MSIDRTQPLLPVTQVQPRETSDIAQQTRKPSTQVKTSVSGTEVKLSDAQAKLMQPGSQDINVERVETLKQAIRSGQLTMDTGKIADALLKNVADDLKNS, encoded by the coding sequence ATGAGTATTGATCGCACTCAGCCGCTATTACCGGTAACTCAAGTGCAACCACGGGAAACCAGTGATATTGCACAACAAACGCGTAAACCCTCCACTCAAGTAAAAACATCAGTGAGTGGTACTGAGGTTAAATTGAGTGATGCGCAGGCAAAATTGATGCAACCGGGCAGCCAAGACATCAATGTAGAACGTGTCGAAACCTTAAAACAGGCTATTCGCTCAGGACAACTGACCATGGACACCGGCAAAATTGCTGATGCCTTGCTCAAGAATGTCGCGGATGACCTGAAAAATAGCTAA
- a CDS encoding flagella synthesis protein FlgN, protein MVERLQTNLDQQLELLESLKTVVAQEQQLLCSGRIQGIVLQGVTEQKSSILATLAYLDQTRLTTEKACNIAAPYSGVNQLALRWQRILELAEGLRYRNLHNGLLLQQHIEHNTQALSILNTRHGQSLYGPDGHSKGASLLGRKIGI, encoded by the coding sequence GTGGTGGAAAGACTGCAAACCAATTTGGACCAGCAACTGGAACTGCTTGAATCCCTGAAAACTGTGGTAGCGCAAGAGCAGCAATTACTGTGTTCCGGTCGGATTCAAGGTATCGTGTTGCAAGGTGTCACCGAACAAAAGAGTTCAATATTGGCTACCCTGGCTTATCTGGACCAGACTCGGCTCACCACCGAAAAAGCATGTAATATTGCCGCGCCCTACAGCGGGGTGAATCAGTTGGCGCTGCGCTGGCAACGTATTTTAGAACTGGCCGAAGGGCTGCGATACCGTAATTTGCATAACGGATTGTTGCTACAACAGCATATTGAGCATAATACTCAAGCCCTTAGCATATTAAACACCCGCCATGGTCAGTCACTGTATGGGCCGGATGGCCACTCTAAAGGTGCCAGTTTGCTGGGCCGCAAGATTGGTATTTAG
- a CDS encoding flagellar protein FlhE: protein MLTRLSRVILSSLWVLGLWPLTAAASGSWVADDIGVTQSFRGVAISAKPLQSPVALAPENARIVSISWRYQLMSAAPDGLQVKLCTPTRCMPLEGGSGQSRGLAGEAAATQLTFVYFIAGKGRVNPPLQVISNQVIVNYR, encoded by the coding sequence ATGCTGACCCGGCTTTCCCGTGTGATTTTGAGCAGTTTGTGGGTGCTCGGGCTGTGGCCACTGACTGCTGCGGCTTCGGGTTCGTGGGTGGCTGATGATATCGGCGTTACTCAGAGTTTTCGCGGGGTCGCAATATCGGCTAAACCGTTGCAATCCCCTGTGGCTCTGGCACCAGAGAACGCGCGGATTGTTTCGATAAGCTGGCGCTACCAATTGATGTCAGCAGCACCAGACGGTTTACAAGTAAAGTTGTGTACTCCAACCCGTTGCATGCCACTTGAGGGAGGCAGTGGACAGAGTCGCGGGCTAGCAGGGGAAGCCGCTGCGACTCAACTGACTTTTGTTTACTTTATTGCAGGAAAAGGTCGGGTAAACCCGCCGCTGCAAGTGATTAGCAATCAGGTCATCGTCAATTATCGCTAA
- the flhA gene encoding flagellar biosynthesis protein FlhA encodes MANLAALLRLPGNFKDTQWQILAGPILILMILSMMVLPLPPFVLDLLFTFNIALSIMVLLVAMFTQRTLDFAAFPTILLFSTLLRLSLNVASTRIILMDGHTGAAAAGRVVEAFGHFLVGGNFAIGIVVFIILVIINFMVITKGAGRIAEVGARFVLDGMPGKQMAIDADLNAGLIGEDEAKKRRSDVTQEADFYGSMDGASKFVRGDAVAGLLIMVINVVGGLLVGVLQHNMPVGHAAETYTLLTIGDGLVAQIPALVISTAAGVIVTRVSTDQDVGQQMVTQLFNNPRVMVLSAAVLGLLGMVPGMPNFVFLLFTAALLALAWRLRSNQSQQPAAAEAPVVQDQQQATEATWSDVQLEDPLGMEVGYRLIPMVDFQQNGELLGRIRSIRKKFAQEMGYLPPVVHIRDNLELPPASYRILMKGVEIGSGEAHPGRWLAINPGNAVGTLPGEATHDPAFGLAAVWIESALREQAQIQGFTVVEASTVVATHLNHLISQYASELFGRQETQQLLDRVSQEMPKLTEDFIPGVVTLTTLHKVLQNLLMERVSIRDMRTIIETLAEHAPNQTDPYELTAVVRVALGRSIAQQWFPGTGEIQVIGLDAALERLLLQALQGGSGLEPGLADRLLEQSKQALQRQEMLGAPPVLLVNHALRALLARFLRRSLPQMVVLSNLEIGDNRQIRMTSTIGAA; translated from the coding sequence ATGGCTAATTTGGCCGCCCTGCTTCGTTTACCGGGCAACTTCAAAGATACGCAGTGGCAAATTCTGGCCGGGCCAATCTTGATCTTAATGATCCTGTCGATGATGGTGTTGCCGTTACCACCTTTCGTGTTGGACTTGCTCTTCACCTTCAACATCGCGCTGTCCATTATGGTGTTGCTGGTTGCCATGTTTACCCAGCGGACTTTAGATTTTGCCGCCTTCCCGACCATTCTGCTGTTCTCAACTTTACTGCGTCTATCTCTGAACGTTGCCTCCACCCGTATCATTCTGATGGATGGCCATACTGGTGCGGCGGCGGCGGGGCGGGTGGTTGAAGCTTTTGGCCACTTCCTGGTGGGCGGTAACTTCGCCATCGGCATCGTGGTCTTTATCATTTTGGTTATCATCAACTTTATGGTCATCACCAAAGGGGCCGGGCGCATAGCCGAAGTGGGCGCACGTTTTGTCCTTGATGGGATGCCCGGCAAACAGATGGCGATTGATGCTGACTTAAACGCCGGATTAATTGGTGAGGACGAAGCGAAAAAACGCCGTTCTGATGTCACTCAGGAAGCGGACTTCTACGGCTCAATGGACGGGGCCAGTAAATTTGTGCGCGGTGATGCGGTAGCCGGGCTGCTTATCATGGTGATTAACGTGGTCGGTGGCCTGTTAGTCGGGGTATTGCAGCACAATATGCCGGTGGGCCATGCAGCAGAAACCTATACCTTATTGACCATCGGTGATGGTTTGGTGGCACAAATCCCGGCATTGGTGATATCCACGGCGGCGGGGGTCATTGTGACCCGCGTGAGTACCGATCAAGACGTGGGCCAGCAAATGGTCACCCAGTTGTTCAACAACCCGCGGGTGATGGTATTGAGTGCCGCAGTGTTAGGTTTGCTCGGCATGGTGCCGGGTATGCCTAACTTTGTCTTCTTGCTGTTTACTGCGGCTCTATTGGCATTAGCTTGGCGCTTGCGCAGTAATCAATCGCAGCAACCGGCCGCCGCAGAAGCGCCGGTAGTACAAGACCAGCAACAAGCTACGGAAGCCACCTGGTCAGATGTTCAGTTGGAAGACCCACTGGGTATGGAGGTCGGTTATCGCCTGATTCCAATGGTTGATTTCCAACAAAATGGCGAATTACTCGGCCGAATTCGCAGTATTCGTAAAAAGTTTGCCCAAGAAATGGGCTACCTGCCGCCGGTGGTTCATATCCGCGATAATCTGGAACTGCCGCCCGCCAGTTATCGGATATTAATGAAAGGGGTCGAAATTGGCAGCGGCGAAGCCCATCCCGGCCGCTGGTTAGCCATTAACCCGGGCAACGCCGTTGGAACACTGCCCGGTGAAGCGACTCATGACCCCGCTTTTGGTTTGGCGGCGGTGTGGATTGAAAGTGCATTACGTGAACAGGCGCAAATTCAAGGGTTTACTGTGGTTGAGGCCAGTACCGTTGTTGCCACCCACTTGAACCATCTGATTAGCCAATATGCGAGTGAATTGTTCGGCCGTCAGGAAACCCAGCAACTGCTAGACCGAGTTTCACAAGAGATGCCGAAGCTGACCGAAGATTTTATTCCAGGCGTTGTGACCTTAACCACACTGCATAAAGTGTTGCAAAACCTGTTAATGGAGCGAGTATCCATTCGCGATATGCGCACCATTATTGAGACCCTGGCTGAGCACGCGCCAAATCAAACCGACCCTTACGAGTTAACCGCTGTAGTGCGTGTGGCGCTGGGGCGCTCAATTGCGCAGCAGTGGTTCCCGGGCACGGGCGAGATTCAAGTTATTGGGCTGGATGCGGCATTAGAGCGCTTGTTATTGCAGGCACTTCAAGGGGGGAGTGGGCTGGAGCCGGGGTTAGCTGACCGGTTATTGGAACAATCTAAACAAGCATTGCAGCGCCAAGAAATGCTGGGCGCGCCGCCGGTGTTGCTGGTTAACCATGCGTTGCGTGCCTTACTCGCCCGTTTCTTGCGCCGCAGTTTACCGCAGATGGTGGTGCTGTCTAATCTGGAAATTGGTGATAATCGTCAGATTCGGATGACGTCAACAATAGGAGCGGCCTAA
- the flhB gene encoding flagellar biosynthesis protein FlhB: MAEDSDADKSEEPTAHKLEKAREKGQIPRSRELTSMLMLGAGLAILWVSGESMARQLAAMIAQGLHFDHGIISDDKQMLRQIGMLLRQTLMALVPIFAGLVIVALAVPMLLGGVLFSGESIKFDLKRMSPIAGLKRMFSSQALAELLKAILKATLVGWVTGIFLWHNWPDMMRLMAAPPVAALGDALHLIIFCGLVVVLGLTPMVGFDVFFQITSHIKKLRMTKQEIRDEFKDQEGDPHVKGRIRQQQRAMARRRMMADVPKADVIVTNPTHYAVALQYNEAKMSAPKVLAKGAGAVALRIRELGAEHRIPLLEAPPLARALFRHSEVGQHIPATLYAAVAEVLAWVYQLKRWKREGGLIPKKPEHLPVPEGLDFATESETD, translated from the coding sequence GTGGCTGAAGATAGCGATGCAGACAAAAGCGAGGAACCCACAGCCCACAAGCTGGAGAAAGCTCGCGAGAAAGGCCAAATCCCGCGCTCGCGCGAACTGACCTCGATGCTGATGCTCGGGGCCGGTTTGGCTATTTTGTGGGTTTCGGGGGAGTCGATGGCGCGACAACTGGCCGCCATGATTGCCCAAGGGCTGCACTTTGATCACGGCATCATCAGTGATGACAAACAAATGCTACGCCAAATTGGCATGTTACTGCGCCAAACACTCATGGCGTTGGTACCGATTTTTGCCGGATTGGTGATAGTGGCGCTGGCCGTACCGATGCTGTTGGGCGGCGTGCTATTTAGCGGTGAATCAATCAAGTTTGACCTGAAGCGGATGAGCCCCATTGCGGGCTTAAAACGGATGTTTTCCTCGCAAGCGCTAGCTGAACTGCTAAAAGCGATTTTGAAGGCGACGCTGGTTGGCTGGGTGACCGGTATATTCTTGTGGCATAACTGGCCAGATATGATGCGCTTAATGGCCGCTCCTCCCGTCGCAGCATTAGGTGACGCGCTGCATTTGATTATTTTCTGCGGATTGGTCGTGGTGCTTGGCCTGACCCCGATGGTCGGGTTCGATGTGTTTTTCCAGATAACCAGCCATATTAAAAAATTACGTATGACCAAACAGGAAATACGTGATGAATTCAAAGATCAAGAGGGTGACCCGCATGTGAAAGGGCGCATTCGTCAGCAGCAACGGGCGATGGCCCGCCGCCGAATGATGGCGGATGTGCCTAAAGCGGATGTGATAGTGACTAACCCGACTCACTATGCCGTCGCCTTGCAGTACAACGAAGCCAAAATGAGTGCGCCCAAAGTGTTGGCGAAAGGGGCGGGGGCGGTGGCATTGCGCATCCGTGAACTGGGCGCTGAACATCGCATTCCTTTATTAGAAGCACCGCCACTGGCCAGGGCACTCTTTCGGCACAGTGAAGTCGGCCAACATATTCCAGCCACCTTATACGCCGCGGTGGCTGAAGTCCTTGCTTGGGTGTATCAGCTAAAGCGCTGGAAGCGGGAAGGTGGATTAATCCCGAAAAAACCTGAACATCTCCCGGTACCGGAAGGTCTGGATTTTGCAACAGAGAGTGAGACTGACTAA
- the cheZ gene encoding protein phosphatase CheZ produces the protein MSNHQMPATDAASASDIISRIGQLTRMLRDSLRELGLDQAIAQAAEAIPDARDRLDYVVHMTAQAAERALNCVEAAQPRQNELESSAKALKVRWDEWFANPIELSDARSLVTDTRDYLDVVPQHTSFTNAQLLEIMMAQDFQDLTGQVIKRMMDVVQEIEKQLLMVLMENIPDMPSKPQKQADSLLNGPQLDKNGAGVIASQDQVDDLLDSLGF, from the coding sequence ATGAGTAACCATCAAATGCCCGCAACAGATGCGGCATCTGCCAGTGATATAATTAGCCGTATTGGGCAACTGACGCGGATGCTACGTGACAGTTTGCGAGAGTTAGGCTTGGATCAAGCCATTGCTCAGGCGGCAGAAGCCATTCCTGATGCCCGCGACCGCCTGGACTATGTGGTTCATATGACGGCACAGGCGGCTGAAAGAGCATTGAACTGTGTTGAAGCAGCGCAACCGCGCCAAAATGAGCTGGAGTCATCGGCGAAGGCACTCAAAGTTCGTTGGGATGAATGGTTCGCAAACCCAATCGAGTTATCAGACGCCCGCTCTTTGGTCACCGATACCCGAGATTATCTGGATGTGGTGCCCCAACATACATCATTTACCAATGCGCAATTATTGGAAATCATGATGGCGCAGGATTTCCAAGACCTGACGGGCCAGGTTATCAAGCGCATGATGGATGTGGTGCAGGAAATTGAGAAACAGTTATTGATGGTATTGATGGAAAACATTCCTGATATGCCGTCAAAACCGCAGAAACAGGCCGACAGTTTACTCAATGGACCACAATTGGATAAAAATGGCGCGGGCGTGATTGCCAGTCAGGATCAGGTTGATGACCTGCTTGACAGCCTGGGCTTCTAA
- the cheY gene encoding chemotaxis response regulator CheY has product MADKNLRFLVVDDFSTMRRIVRNLLKELGFNNVEEAEDGVDALNKLRTGGFDFVVSDWNMPNMDGLDLLKTIRADGSLGSLPVLMVTAEAKKENIIAAAQAGASGYVVKPFTAATLEEKLNKIFEKLGM; this is encoded by the coding sequence ATGGCGGATAAGAATCTCAGATTTTTGGTGGTAGACGATTTTTCGACCATGCGTCGTATTGTCAGAAACCTACTGAAAGAGCTGGGTTTTAACAATGTGGAAGAAGCCGAAGATGGCGTAGACGCATTGAATAAATTACGTACGGGTGGTTTTGATTTTGTGGTTTCTGACTGGAATATGCCCAATATGGATGGCCTGGACCTGTTGAAAACGATTCGTGCTGATGGTTCTCTCGGCTCTCTGCCTGTTCTGATGGTCACTGCCGAAGCGAAGAAAGAGAATATCATCGCAGCAGCACAAGCCGGTGCCAGTGGTTATGTAGTGAAACCTTTCACTGCCGCTACCTTGGAAGAGAAGCTCAATAAGATTTTTGAAAAGTTGGGTATGTAA